The Sediminispirochaeta smaragdinae DSM 11293 genome has a segment encoding these proteins:
- a CDS encoding nitroreductase family protein produces the protein MDIDQLIAKSRSFRRFDGTHAIEKATVLQLIDLARKSPSGANRQPLKFHVSVDKGLNERIYPTLAWAGYLIDWEGPIESERPTAYVTILLDKEISQSAGVDHGIAAWSILLGATARGLGGCMIASIRKKELAAVLELDQNRFDILLVVALGKPVEQVVLEDVGNDGEIRYWRDNEDVHHVPKRRIDDITIG, from the coding sequence GTGGATATCGACCAATTAATTGCGAAAAGTCGCAGCTTTCGCCGTTTCGATGGTACTCATGCAATTGAGAAGGCTACGGTGCTTCAGCTGATTGACCTTGCTCGTAAAAGTCCGAGCGGCGCCAACCGTCAACCGTTGAAATTCCACGTTTCTGTGGATAAGGGCCTCAACGAACGCATATACCCAACCCTGGCCTGGGCCGGATATCTGATAGATTGGGAAGGGCCAATCGAATCGGAACGGCCCACCGCATATGTCACTATTCTTCTGGATAAAGAGATATCTCAGAGTGCCGGAGTCGATCACGGCATCGCTGCCTGGTCCATTCTTCTTGGCGCAACTGCCCGTGGTCTCGGCGGTTGCATGATAGCATCAATCAGAAAAAAGGAACTTGCCGCTGTACTTGAACTAGATCAGAATCGTTTCGACATTCTTCTGGTTGTCGCACTCGGCAAGCCTGTCGAACAGGTGGTACTTGAGGATGTAGGAAATGACGGCGAGATACGCTACTGGAGGGACAATGAAGATGTGCATCACGTTCCCAAACGTCGGATTGACGATATCACTATAGGATAG